Within Myxococcales bacterium, the genomic segment TATTGCCTGCGACCTGAGCGATTTTCAGTGCTAACGCGAGGCGTTCTTCCGGCCGATCGGCCGCTCGCTGCGCATCGTGCAAAATGACCAAAAGCCTCGGCTGATCGGCCAGTGCCGAGAGGGTGGTCTCGTAGAACTCCAGAACAGCGGGATGGGCGGGCTCCATCTTCCGCAGTCGCGCGAAGTACGGTTCGGCATCCGCAACAGCACCTCGCTTGCGCCAGTGAATCATGCCGACTTGCAATAATGCACCTTCCTCGTCCTGACGTCGTGCTCCAGATCGTAATGCGTGCTCGTAAAGATCGACGAGATTGTCCCATGCCTCGTGCTCCGTGAACCATTGCGCGAGATATGCCATCGCCTCCCGGTCTCCCGGGCGATGCACGATGACCCGTTCGTAGCAGGCAACAGCCCGTTCAGACTGATTGAGCTTTTCTGCAAGCAACCGAGCGGCGTGTTCGAAAAAGAGCGCGCGTTCCTCGTTGCGCCTGGAGCTCTCGGCGGCCGCGAGCCACAGGCTTACGAGATCTTCCCAGCGTTCTTGTTGCCGCAACAAGTTAGCGTACAGCAAAATGGCCTGCTTATCGCGGGCGTTCAGTGTGATCGCCTGTTGAAAATATCGTTCCGCCTCCGTCTGATTGCCTTCGAACTTTTGTAGTAATGCCGCTATTTCCGTAAACAGGCGTCCCCGCTCGCCATCGTCGGTCACACTCTCGGCTTGGCGTTGTTTCTGGGACACCAGTGTTTGCCACTGGCGGCTGAGCTTTCGGAGCTCCTCCCGCGCCTGACGGGTATTGCCGTGCTTTGGACTGACCTTAAGTGCATGCTCGTATGCCTCAAGCGCCCCTTCCGCATCGAGCAAACGTTCGCTTCTTAGTTCGGCCAACTGATTCCACAAGGCGACTTTCTCTTCTGTCCCCTTGCCGCCGCTAATCATCGCCAATATTTCGATAATGCCGGCGGCCGCCCACCACTCACCCCGCTCAAGATGCAAAGCCGTGGCCGCGCGCAACAGTTTGACCTCATCGCTCTTCGGTTTGGCCTTTCGAAGAGCTTTCTGAAGCCCCTCGAGAGCCTGATCGCTATAAGGGTCGCCCTGTAGCGCGCCCAAATAGTTGGAAACGCTTAGATCCACGGGGCTATGTTCTTGGGAGGTCAAAATGGCGTAGCCGCAAATTGTAACGGTCTACACGCCTAAGTTGCAAGCTTTCACCCCGCTTTAGTCAAGTTGCCGGGCGCCTCTTTACAGCATCAGTAGACCCGCCCACGTGAGCGCTCCCAAGGTCACAAGGCCTATCCCGAGATGGACCGTGCTAAGGGCCTGCAGCGTGCCGTAATCATTGGCCCTATCCATCCCAAACCAGTCGCCATTGGCCACCACAACGCCAAGCAGTCCCTGCGCGGCCATGCCGACGAAATGGACCCAACGTAGGAGTTTGTGGGTGCGAAGCGTACGGGCGTATTCGCTGTCCCCTTGGCTGGCGTCGTCTGGATCGGGCATGAGCAACGACAGCGTGAACGTCGTATAATACAAGCCGGCAGTCACCCCAGCGCCCAAGGCGTGGGGCCACGGCGTTCCGGAACATTGCGATTGCCCAAATATCGCATTCCCTTGCACACATGGATTACTGCCCTCTGAAGCGCCAAAGCCGTACAGATTGTAATACTGAATGACACCAAGGACGCTGGTCATCAGCATGGCGCCCCACGTCGCAATCCCAAGCGTCCTGTGCCACTTGGCCAGATCCACCCGTGTACGCATCTGGCGATTATAGGCTTCTTCTTCCGGGTCTTCTTGTTCGTCGGCATCAATTGCGTCGGGCGCACCGACCTCTCTAGCCGAAGAGGGGACGGCCACCGGCGACAGTGCCACTCCCACATTTGGCATCGCCATGGGCGGAAGCGACAATGCTAGACCAAATATCGGAGTGACCAGCGAAAGGTTTATCCAGGCGAACATACGGTAGAAGGAGCGGCTCGGAGGTTATCATACTCGGAGGCCGATGCCATGGCTGCACTTGGCGCCAACCAACAATCGACCCGATGGATATTGCCGTTAACATCTAACAAGGTCGGCATGAACATTGCCCCGCCGGACACATAGTCCCGTGCCCCTTAGCGCCGCAACGATCGAACCCCAGCCTGGTGCACCTTGCCCGGCAGCCGCCTACCCACAATCGCCTCGGCGACCCGGCCGGCTTCCCAGAGCTTTTCGAGGTCGATTCCAGTTTGAATGCCCATTCCGCGCAGCATGTAAACGAGATCCTCGGTGGCAAGATTTCCCGCCGCACCCGGCGCGTACGGACAGCCGCCAAGGCCCGCTACTGCGCTGTCAAAGGTGCGCACGCCCATTTGCAACCCCATGAGCACGTTGGCTAGCGCTGTGCCGCGGGTATCGTGAAGATGCAGCGCAATGCGATCCTGCGCGATATCCGAGGTGTACAGCTCAAGCGTGCGCGCCACATCCAATGGAGTGGCCACACCAATGGTGTCGCCTAACGATACTTGGTAGCAGCCCAAGCCGAGAAGCTCTTGGCAAAGGCGCTGAGAGGCATCGTCGGATACGACTCCCTCATAAGGGCAGCCCCATACTGTGGAGACGTAACCACGCACCTTGAGCCCCGAGGAGACCGCTTGGGGAACCAGCACACGGAAGTTGCTCAAAGTATCAGTAATGGTCGCGTTGACGTTCTTGCGGTTGTGCGTGTCGCTGGCGCTCACGAATACCGCGATCTCGTGAATTCCCGCCGCCCTGGCCCGTTCCAAGCCCTTCAGGTTAGGACAGAGAGCTGAAAAACGCGCTTGGTTGAGATCGAGCCCCCCGACCACCTGCTCGGCATCGGCCAACTGCGGAACCCAGCTTGGGGCCACGAAACTTGTGACCTCGATGCGCGCAATACCCGCGCCTAAAAGCGCTTCGATCAACCGTAGCTTGCGTGTGGTCGGAAGCGTAACAGACTCGTTCTGAAGGCCATCTCGGGGAGATACTTCATAGACAGAAACCTTCTGCGGAAAGCTAAACTTCGGCATCTATTTCGTCGTCCTCCCGTTGCCAAGTATAATCTCATATCCATGAACGCGGAAGATTTCACAAAAGGCTTGCTGGAGTTCATCGACCAAAGCCCCACACCGTTTCATGCAGTTTCTCAAGCTGAGCATGTATTAGCCCAAGCTGGCTTCGATCGGATGGATGAACGCGAGCGGTGGGATCTAAGCGGGCGCCGCAACGTTTATATTGTACGCGGCGGCTCAAGCCTTATTGCGGTCGCGCTTGGAGCAAAGCTCCCGACAGAGACGGGCATGCGCATCGTCGCTGCCCACACCGATTCGCCCAATCTGCGGCTTAAGCCCTTGGCGCATAAGGTCCGCCACGGCCATCACCAGCTCGGGGTGGAGGTGTACGGCTCGCCGCTCTTGAGCACCTGGCTTGACCGCGATCTCTCGCTCGCGGGTCGCGTCTGGATCAGTGGCCCCAACATGCACGCACTTTCGCAACTGGTGCGTATCGACAAGCCGCTGTTGCGCATTCCCAACCTTGCCATTCACTTGAACCGTTCCGTTAACGCGGAAGGCCTGACGCTAAACCCGCAGGAACATTTGGTTCCCATCGTGGGACTCGAGCGCGGGGAATCGTTTAGCCTAGAGTCATGTCTGACTGAAGCGCTAAAGGAAACCAATAGCGGCGCGCCCGCCGAAATTTTGGGCTTTGATCTCTCGCTTTATGATTGCCAGCCGAGCGCCAGGGGAGGAACCCACAACGAATTCGTGTTGGCGCCTCGGCTGGATAACTTGGCGTGTTGTTACGCTGGACTTGCTGCGATGCGCGAAGCACCGATAAGCGATGCGACTCGTGTGCTTGTGCTATACGATCATGAGGAGTGTGGTAGTGGCAGCGTCGTGGGCGCGGATTCCGGTTTTGCGCGCGGTGTCCTCGAACGGGTGCTTGTCGCCGCCGGTCATGCTGAAGGAGACAGCCTGCATCGCATCTTGGCGCTGAGCTCTTGCATCTCAGCCGACATGGCCCACGCCGTTCATCCCAACTATGCAGAAAGACATGAGGCGG encodes:
- a CDS encoding hydroxymethylglutaryl-CoA lyase, whose amino-acid sequence is MPKFSFPQKVSVYEVSPRDGLQNESVTLPTTRKLRLIEALLGAGIARIEVTSFVAPSWVPQLADAEQVVGGLDLNQARFSALCPNLKGLERARAAGIHEIAVFVSASDTHNRKNVNATITDTLSNFRVLVPQAVSSGLKVRGYVSTVWGCPYEGVVSDDASQRLCQELLGLGCYQVSLGDTIGVATPLDVARTLELYTSDIAQDRIALHLHDTRGTALANVLMGLQMGVRTFDSAVAGLGGCPYAPGAAGNLATEDLVYMLRGMGIQTGIDLEKLWEAGRVAEAIVGRRLPGKVHQAGVRSLRR
- a CDS encoding M18 family aminopeptidase, coding for MNAEDFTKGLLEFIDQSPTPFHAVSQAEHVLAQAGFDRMDERERWDLSGRRNVYIVRGGSSLIAVALGAKLPTETGMRIVAAHTDSPNLRLKPLAHKVRHGHHQLGVEVYGSPLLSTWLDRDLSLAGRVWISGPNMHALSQLVRIDKPLLRIPNLAIHLNRSVNAEGLTLNPQEHLVPIVGLERGESFSLESCLTEALKETNSGAPAEILGFDLSLYDCQPSARGGTHNEFVLAPRLDNLACCYAGLAAMREAPISDATRVLVLYDHEECGSGSVVGADSGFARGVLERVLVAAGHAEGDSLHRILALSSCISADMAHAVHPNYAERHEAGHRPLLGGGPVIKTNANQAYATDGEGTAQITTLSSERGISLQHFVSRSDLPCGGTVGPLTASRLGVRTIDIGAPLLAMHSVREMAAGSDLHDLSNLLAGFFLPGA